The proteins below are encoded in one region of Ornithinimicrobium avium:
- a CDS encoding ABC transporter ATP-binding protein, with amino-acid sequence MTTHVQTHQTATASRAALAASATDLTKTYGSGETAVHALDGVSVGVEAGRFTAIMGPSGSGKSTLMHLLAGLDTPTSGRVFLGDTELTSLSDKQLTTLRRRSVGFVFQAFNLLPTLTARQNIRLPLDLAGRGVDPGWERRIVDELGLGDRLGHRPGELSGGQQQRVALARALVTRPEVIFADEPTGALDSTTGAEVLALLRRSVDEWGQTVVMVTHDAGAAAVADRVLLLADGQVAGDLVEPDADAVLEAVRALGRL; translated from the coding sequence ATGACGACACACGTGCAGACGCACCAGACCGCCACCGCCTCCCGGGCGGCCCTGGCGGCCAGTGCCACCGACCTGACCAAGACCTACGGCAGCGGCGAGACCGCCGTGCACGCCCTGGACGGGGTGTCGGTGGGCGTCGAGGCAGGACGGTTCACCGCGATCATGGGGCCGAGCGGGTCCGGCAAGTCGACGCTGATGCACCTGCTCGCCGGGCTGGACACCCCGACGTCCGGCAGGGTCTTCCTCGGCGACACCGAGCTGACCTCGCTGTCGGACAAGCAGCTGACCACCCTGCGGCGGCGCTCGGTCGGGTTCGTCTTCCAGGCGTTCAACCTGCTGCCGACGCTCACCGCGCGGCAGAACATCCGCCTGCCCCTCGACCTCGCCGGCCGTGGCGTCGACCCCGGGTGGGAGCGCCGCATCGTCGACGAGCTCGGGCTGGGCGACCGGCTCGGGCACCGTCCCGGCGAGCTGTCCGGCGGGCAGCAGCAGCGGGTCGCGCTGGCCCGGGCGCTGGTGACGCGGCCCGAGGTGATCTTCGCCGACGAGCCCACCGGGGCCCTGGACTCCACCACCGGCGCCGAGGTGCTGGCGCTGCTGCGCCGCTCGGTGGACGAGTGGGGGCAGACCGTCGTCATGGTCACCCACGACGCCGGCGCCGCGGCGGTGGCCGACCGCGTCCTGCTGCTCGCCGACGGCCAGGTCGCCGGCGACCTTGTCGAGCCCGACGCCGACGCCGTGCTCGAGGCCGTCCGCGCGCTGGGGAGGCTCTGA
- a CDS encoding DMT family transporter: MAWAVLLVSAVFEAVWATALGASDGLSRPVPTVVFVVFSVVSLVGLGRVMRTIPTGTAYAVWTGTGAVLTVAWAALTGAEPLTLVKGLLLAGIIGCVVGLKLATPPSRPTRSRRRRPRRSSGAGSPGSMGCRVTPVVRATAVSRRHLATTHPHAGDHGPSRPRAVLEPPPRGRPRHTRV; this comes from the coding sequence ATGGCGTGGGCGGTCCTGCTGGTCAGCGCGGTGTTCGAGGCGGTCTGGGCGACGGCGCTGGGTGCCTCGGACGGCCTGAGCCGCCCGGTCCCGACCGTGGTCTTCGTCGTCTTCTCCGTGGTCAGCCTCGTCGGCCTGGGCCGGGTCATGCGCACGATCCCCACCGGCACCGCGTACGCCGTGTGGACCGGCACCGGCGCCGTGCTCACCGTCGCCTGGGCGGCGCTCACCGGCGCCGAGCCGCTCACGCTCGTCAAGGGCCTGCTGCTCGCTGGCATCATCGGCTGCGTGGTCGGGCTCAAGCTGGCCACACCCCCGAGCCGGCCGACCCGGAGCAGGCGGAGGCGTCCGCGCCGTAGCAGCGGGGCCGGGTCACCAGGCTCGATGGGTTGTCGTGTCACGCCGGTCGTCAGGGCGACCGCCGTGTCACGACGTCACCTGGCGACCACCCACCCGCACGCGGGCGATCATGGACCGAGCCGGCCTCGAGCGGTCCTGGAGCCACCGCCACGGGGACGGCCGCGTCATACCCGGGTATGA
- a CDS encoding DMT family transporter codes for MDWALLIGSGVLEAVWATALGASHGLRRLRPTLLFLLTTVLSVWGLAVAMQTIPTGTAYAVWTATGASLTVVWAMARGTEPATLVRILLLLGIISCVVGLRVVS; via the coding sequence ATGGACTGGGCCCTGCTCATCGGTTCCGGCGTCCTGGAGGCCGTCTGGGCCACCGCGCTCGGCGCCTCCCACGGGCTGCGCCGGCTGCGCCCCACCCTCCTCTTCCTGCTCACCACGGTGCTGTCCGTGTGGGGTCTGGCGGTGGCGATGCAGACCATCCCCACCGGCACCGCCTACGCCGTCTGGACCGCGACCGGCGCCAGCCTCACCGTCGTCTGGGCCATGGCCCGCGGCACCGAGCCGGCCACGCTCGTGCGGATCCTGCTCCTGCTGGGGATCATCTCCTGCGTCGTCGGCCTCAGGGTGGTGTCCTGA
- a CDS encoding sensor histidine kinase produces MRASLLRPAPLGTDIALAAAIAAGSVLSLRSQGQGWGVVALQVSAALSLGARRLNPLVPAVVVLACTAVQTLVLGSSPDDVFYLAIWLVGVFACGAYLPLGQALLGLALWGVTLLAGVQGGVHAGDAFFMGILTVGGFVPGVLSRRAETSREEAVLLARRRELDTAGAVAAERAGLARELHDVVAHAIGVMVVHAGVAEANLGRDTDRARQALVTVQTSGDEAVQQLRRLLHLLRDGDEAAGGGDAAVAPLPSLEQLDVLVDRVRRAGHEVRVERTGGAAVPPAVSLTAYRIVQESLTNVMKHAPGAAVDLAVRRTRPALEISVVNDLPAGAVRGDGGFGQLGLAERVAVFDGTFSAGEQDGRYVVHARLPLGGPA; encoded by the coding sequence GTGCGGGCGAGCCTGCTCCGCCCGGCGCCGCTGGGCACGGACATCGCGCTGGCTGCCGCGATCGCGGCAGGGTCGGTCCTCTCGCTGCGGTCGCAGGGGCAGGGCTGGGGGGTCGTCGCCCTCCAGGTGAGCGCCGCCCTCTCGCTGGGCGCCCGCCGCCTCAACCCGCTCGTGCCTGCCGTCGTCGTCCTGGCCTGCACCGCCGTGCAGACGCTCGTGCTGGGCAGCAGCCCGGACGACGTGTTCTACCTGGCGATCTGGCTGGTCGGCGTCTTCGCCTGCGGGGCCTACCTGCCGCTCGGCCAGGCCCTCCTCGGCCTCGCCCTGTGGGGCGTCACCCTGCTGGCCGGCGTGCAGGGCGGGGTGCACGCGGGCGACGCCTTCTTCATGGGCATCCTCACCGTCGGGGGCTTCGTCCCCGGCGTGCTGAGCCGGCGGGCCGAGACCTCGCGGGAGGAGGCGGTCCTGCTGGCGCGGCGCCGCGAGCTCGACACCGCCGGGGCGGTCGCCGCCGAGCGCGCCGGGCTGGCCCGCGAGCTGCACGACGTCGTCGCCCACGCGATCGGCGTCATGGTGGTCCACGCGGGCGTCGCCGAGGCCAACCTCGGGCGCGACACCGACCGCGCCCGGCAGGCGCTGGTCACCGTGCAGACTTCCGGCGACGAGGCGGTGCAGCAGCTGCGCCGGCTGCTCCACCTGCTGCGCGACGGCGACGAGGCGGCGGGCGGCGGTGACGCGGCGGTCGCCCCGCTCCCCTCGCTCGAGCAGCTCGACGTGCTCGTCGACCGCGTCCGCCGGGCCGGCCACGAGGTGCGCGTCGAGCGCACCGGCGGCGCGGCGGTGCCGCCCGCGGTGAGCCTGACCGCATACCGGATCGTCCAGGAGTCGCTGACCAACGTGATGAAGCACGCTCCCGGCGCGGCGGTCGACCTGGCCGTGCGCCGCACCCGGCCGGCGCTGGAGATCTCGGTCGTCAACGACCTCCCGGCCGGCGCGGTGCGCGGCGACGGCGGGTTCGGGCAGCTGGGGCTGGCCGAGCGGGTCGCGGTCTTCGACGGCACCTTCTCCGCAGGAGAGCAGGACGGCAGGTATGTCGTGCACGCCCGCCTCCCCCTCGGGGGCCCGGCATGA
- a CDS encoding response regulator, with translation MIRVLLADDEALFRGGLRMLLEAQDDLEVVAEVTDGAQAVARTLELVPDVVLMDLQMPVLDGLSALAELARRGSPAKVLVLTTFDLDRNLYEALRAGAAGFFLKSARPARLVEAVRAVADGDELLDPALTHRLLARWMEQAPAADQARLAHVTEREREVLALVGRGLTNKEIAGQLFVAESTVKTHVVRLLTKTRSRDRVQLVILAHDLGLRT, from the coding sequence ATGATCCGGGTGCTCCTCGCCGACGACGAGGCGCTCTTCCGCGGCGGGCTGCGGATGCTGCTCGAGGCGCAGGACGACCTCGAGGTCGTGGCCGAGGTGACCGACGGCGCGCAGGCGGTGGCCCGCACCCTGGAGCTGGTGCCCGACGTGGTGCTCATGGACCTGCAGATGCCGGTGCTGGACGGCCTGTCGGCGCTGGCCGAGCTGGCCCGCCGCGGCAGCCCGGCCAAGGTGCTGGTGCTGACGACCTTCGACCTGGACCGCAACCTCTACGAGGCGCTGCGGGCGGGGGCGGCCGGCTTCTTCCTCAAGAGCGCCCGGCCGGCGCGGCTGGTGGAGGCGGTGCGGGCGGTCGCCGACGGCGACGAGCTGCTCGACCCGGCCCTGACGCACCGGCTGCTGGCCAGGTGGATGGAGCAGGCGCCGGCGGCCGACCAGGCCCGCCTGGCGCACGTCACCGAGCGGGAGCGGGAGGTCCTGGCCCTCGTCGGCCGGGGGCTGACCAACAAGGAGATCGCGGGGCAGCTGTTCGTCGCGGAGTCCACCGTCAAGACGCACGTGGTGCGGCTGCTCACCAAGACGCGCAGCCGGGACCGCGTCCAGCTGGTCATCCTGGCCCACGACCTGGGGCTGCGGACCTGA
- a CDS encoding response regulator transcription factor, whose protein sequence is MSAGLPGEAPIRLFLVDDQELVRAGFRMVLDAQEDMTVVGEAGDGLAALDAVAATRPDVVLMDIRMPRMDGVEATRRLVQAEGERDGGARVLVLTTFDLDEYVFAALRAGASGFLLKDAGPAELLSAIRAVHAGDAAMAPSTTRRMLERFVPQLPDAERERERAAERRAAAARLDPLTDREREVLEAVGRGLSNTEIAAELFLAEATVKTHIGRVLHKLGLRDRVQMVITAYETGLAGRPE, encoded by the coding sequence ATGAGCGCAGGTCTGCCGGGCGAGGCGCCCATCCGGCTGTTCCTCGTGGACGACCAGGAGCTGGTGCGCGCCGGCTTCCGGATGGTCCTGGACGCCCAGGAGGACATGACCGTGGTCGGCGAGGCCGGCGACGGCCTGGCCGCCCTCGACGCGGTCGCGGCCACCCGGCCCGACGTGGTGCTGATGGACATCCGGATGCCGCGCATGGACGGGGTCGAGGCGACCCGCCGGCTGGTGCAGGCCGAGGGGGAGCGGGACGGCGGTGCCAGGGTGCTGGTGCTGACCACCTTCGACCTGGACGAGTACGTCTTCGCCGCGCTGCGCGCCGGCGCCTCCGGCTTCCTGCTCAAGGACGCCGGTCCCGCGGAGCTGCTCTCGGCGATCCGCGCGGTGCACGCCGGCGACGCGGCGATGGCGCCCTCGACGACCCGGCGCATGCTGGAGCGCTTCGTGCCGCAGCTGCCCGACGCCGAGCGCGAGCGGGAGCGGGCCGCCGAGCGCCGCGCCGCCGCCGCCCGGCTCGACCCGCTCACCGACCGTGAGCGCGAGGTCCTCGAGGCGGTCGGCCGCGGCCTGAGCAACACCGAGATCGCCGCCGAGCTCTTCCTCGCCGAGGCCACGGTCAAGACCCACATCGGCCGGGTGCTGCACAAGCTCGGGCTGCGCGACCGGGTGCAGATGGTGATCACCGCCTACGAGACGGGGCTGGCGGGGCGGCCGGAGTAG
- a CDS encoding sensor histidine kinase, whose product MDELRETIGELRRHPWAPDVALVGALAAWVLLTGVVLGGGATLLGLVQVLPLFVRRRRPLTAALLVALGCLVQLALLDEPIPANVAVPVAVYSAAAFGDRRTSRLGLALGLVGAVLAGLAWSFGGPELAQQLAAASVQMFFMATFVGAAWVLGDVVRRRKEVLSRLQAQHRALARDTAQRTRLVAQGERASIAREMHDVVAHSLAVVVVQADGALYAARQALDAPPAIGPDRAALERAAQTLDTLAQTARDSLADTRRLVGVLRDEDAGAEFSPLQGLAYLDDLVQRVRDSGVAVDVVVRGRTEDLPREVDLAAYRVVQESLTNVLKHAGPQAHVDVDVMRTPAVLLVRVTDDGTGAPPDADGEGNGVLGMAERAEVLGGSVHAGPRARGGWEVVATIPVDDDASGAGARPAAGGER is encoded by the coding sequence ATGGACGAGCTGCGCGAGACGATCGGTGAACTCCGGCGCCACCCCTGGGCGCCCGACGTGGCGCTCGTCGGTGCCCTGGCGGCGTGGGTGCTGCTCACCGGCGTGGTCCTCGGCGGCGGGGCGACCCTCCTTGGGCTGGTCCAGGTCCTGCCGCTGTTCGTGCGGCGCCGCCGCCCCCTGACCGCCGCGCTGCTGGTGGCCCTCGGCTGCCTGGTCCAGCTGGCCCTTCTCGACGAGCCGATCCCCGCCAACGTCGCCGTGCCGGTCGCGGTCTACAGCGCGGCGGCCTTCGGCGACCGCCGCACCTCCAGGCTGGGGCTCGCGCTGGGGCTCGTCGGTGCCGTGCTCGCCGGGCTCGCCTGGTCGTTCGGCGGCCCGGAGCTCGCGCAGCAGCTGGCCGCCGCGAGCGTCCAGATGTTCTTCATGGCGACCTTCGTCGGCGCGGCGTGGGTGCTCGGCGACGTCGTCCGGCGGCGCAAGGAGGTCCTCTCCCGCCTCCAGGCGCAGCACCGGGCGCTGGCCCGCGACACCGCGCAGCGCACCCGGCTCGTGGCCCAGGGCGAGCGCGCCTCGATCGCCCGCGAGATGCACGACGTCGTCGCGCACAGCCTCGCGGTCGTCGTGGTCCAGGCCGACGGGGCCCTGTATGCAGCCCGTCAGGCGCTCGACGCACCGCCCGCCATCGGGCCGGACCGGGCGGCGCTGGAGCGTGCGGCGCAGACCCTGGACACCCTGGCGCAGACCGCGCGCGACTCGCTGGCCGACACCCGGCGGCTGGTCGGGGTGCTGCGCGACGAGGACGCGGGGGCCGAGTTCTCGCCGCTGCAGGGACTGGCCTACCTCGACGACCTGGTCCAGCGGGTGCGCGACTCCGGGGTGGCGGTCGACGTCGTCGTGCGGGGCCGCACCGAGGACCTGCCGCGCGAGGTCGACCTGGCCGCCTACCGGGTGGTGCAGGAGTCGCTGACCAACGTGCTCAAGCACGCCGGCCCGCAGGCGCACGTCGACGTCGACGTGATGCGCACCCCCGCGGTGCTGCTCGTGCGGGTCACCGACGACGGGACGGGCGCGCCGCCCGACGCCGACGGCGAGGGGAACGGCGTGCTCGGGATGGCCGAGCGGGCCGAGGTGCTCGGCGGCAGCGTGCACGCCGGACCCCGGGCCCGGGGCGGCTGGGAGGTCGTGGCGACGATCCCGGTGGACGACGACGCGAGCGGGGCGGGCGCGAGGCCGGCCGCGGGAGGAGAGCGATGA
- a CDS encoding LLM class flavin-dependent oxidoreductase, whose translation MKRIGFLSFGHWTPHPQSATRSASDTLLQSIDLAVAAEEVGADGAYFRVHHFAQQLASPFPLLAAVGARTSRIEIGTGVIDMRYENPLYMAEDAGAADLISGGRLQLGISRGSPEQVVEGYRYFDHHPREGESDADMARRHTARFLEVLSGEGFARPSPRPMFPNPPGLLRVEPHSEGLRERIWWGAGSRATAEWAAGQGMNLMSSTLLTEDAGVPFHVLQAEQIRRFRAAWQEAGHGFEPRTSVSRSIFPLVSAQDHRYFGLEQRSSDQVGMLEGGRAIFGKTYAAEPDELVRQLQQDEAVAEADTLLLTVPNQLGVDYNAHVLRSVVQDVAPALGWR comes from the coding sequence ATGAAGCGCATCGGCTTTCTCTCCTTCGGCCACTGGACGCCGCACCCGCAGTCCGCGACGCGGTCGGCCTCCGACACGCTGCTCCAGTCGATCGACCTGGCGGTCGCCGCGGAGGAGGTCGGTGCGGACGGGGCGTACTTCCGCGTCCACCACTTCGCCCAGCAGCTGGCCTCGCCCTTCCCGCTGCTGGCGGCCGTCGGCGCGCGGACCAGCCGGATCGAGATCGGCACGGGCGTGATCGACATGCGCTACGAGAACCCGCTCTACATGGCCGAGGACGCCGGCGCCGCCGACCTCATCTCCGGCGGCCGCCTGCAGCTGGGGATCAGCCGCGGCAGCCCCGAGCAGGTCGTCGAGGGCTACCGGTACTTCGACCACCACCCCCGCGAGGGCGAGAGCGACGCGGACATGGCGCGGCGGCATACCGCCCGGTTCCTGGAGGTGCTCTCCGGCGAGGGGTTCGCCCGCCCCAGCCCGCGGCCGATGTTCCCCAACCCGCCCGGGCTGCTGCGGGTGGAGCCGCACTCCGAGGGGCTGCGCGAGCGGATCTGGTGGGGCGCCGGCTCGCGCGCGACCGCCGAGTGGGCGGCCGGGCAGGGGATGAACCTGATGAGCTCGACGCTGCTCACCGAGGACGCGGGCGTGCCCTTCCACGTGCTGCAGGCCGAGCAGATCCGCCGCTTCCGCGCGGCGTGGCAGGAGGCCGGGCACGGCTTCGAGCCGCGCACGTCGGTGAGCCGCAGCATCTTCCCGCTGGTCTCGGCGCAGGACCACCGCTACTTCGGGCTCGAGCAGCGCAGCAGCGACCAGGTCGGGATGCTGGAGGGGGGCCGGGCGATCTTCGGCAAGACCTACGCCGCCGAGCCCGACGAGCTGGTCCGCCAGCTCCAGCAGGACGAGGCGGTCGCGGAGGCGGACACGCTGCTGCTGACCGTGCCGAACCAGCTCGGCGTCGACTACAACGCGCACGTGCTCCGCTCGGTGGTGCAGGACGTGGCGCCGGCGCTCGGCTGGCGCTGA
- a CDS encoding aldo/keto reductase: MQTRTLGPFSVSAIGLGGMPLSLAYGSVPDRDRSLSTVHAALEAGITLIDTADVYAPTWDSMGHNEELVAEALRTYHGSTDRVVVATKGGITRGPGETWDRDGSADYLRSRVEASLRALDRDVLDLYQWHRPDLRRAFADVVEDLGRFRDEGLVRAVGLSNVNTEQIALATDILGPGGLASVQNQFSPRFRSSRDELELCGRLGVAFLPYSPLGGEGRVGLVASSFPVFAQIGAERDVSPQQVVLAWELALGEHVVPIPGSTRPESISDSALAADLRLTDEEVGRIEAQFT, encoded by the coding sequence ATGCAGACGCGCACCCTCGGGCCGTTCTCCGTCTCCGCGATCGGGCTCGGGGGTATGCCGCTCTCCCTCGCCTACGGCTCGGTCCCAGACCGCGACCGGTCGCTGTCGACGGTGCACGCCGCGCTGGAGGCGGGGATCACGCTGATCGACACCGCCGACGTCTATGCGCCGACGTGGGACTCGATGGGGCACAACGAGGAGCTGGTGGCCGAGGCGCTGCGGACCTACCACGGCAGCACCGACCGGGTCGTGGTCGCCACCAAGGGCGGCATCACCCGCGGGCCGGGAGAGACGTGGGACCGGGACGGGTCGGCGGACTACCTGCGCAGCCGGGTCGAGGCCTCGCTGCGCGCGCTGGACCGCGACGTGCTCGACCTCTACCAGTGGCACCGGCCGGACCTGAGGCGCGCGTTCGCCGACGTCGTGGAGGACCTGGGGCGCTTCCGGGACGAGGGGCTGGTGCGTGCGGTCGGGCTGTCCAACGTCAACACCGAGCAGATCGCGCTGGCGACGGACATCCTCGGCCCCGGCGGCCTGGCCAGCGTGCAGAACCAGTTCTCGCCCCGCTTCCGCAGCAGCCGGGACGAGCTGGAGCTGTGCGGGCGGCTGGGCGTGGCCTTCCTGCCCTACAGCCCGCTCGGCGGGGAGGGCCGGGTCGGGCTGGTGGCCAGCAGCTTCCCCGTCTTCGCCCAGATCGGCGCCGAGCGGGACGTGAGCCCGCAGCAGGTGGTGCTGGCCTGGGAGCTGGCGCTCGGGGAGCACGTCGTCCCGATCCCCGGCTCCACGCGGCCGGAGTCGATCAGCGACTCCGCCCTGGCGGCCGACCTGCGCCTCACCGACGAGGAGGTCGGGCGGATCGAGGCGCAGTTCACCTGA
- a CDS encoding ABC transporter ATP-binding protein codes for MTSTTAAQAAILTEGLVKRFGAFTALDGVDLRVGTGEVHGFLGPNGAGKSTAIRVLLGLLRPDGGRAELLGGDPWRDVVELHRRLAYVPGDVVLWPGMSGGQAIDLLGNLRGGLDRRRRSELIERFELDPTKRGRQYSKGNRQKVAIVAALACDVELLILDEPTSGLDPLMEAVFQDEIEAVKEQGRTVLLSSHILSEVEALADRVSLIRAGRIVQTGTLEELRSRTHVSITATLARSPHAAALATLEEHHLDDRGRLTATVRPDRVEAAMAALAPLGLSRLTVTPASLQDLFLREYGQEGADARGGRA; via the coding sequence ATGACGTCGACGACTGCGGCGCAGGCCGCCATCCTCACCGAGGGGCTGGTCAAGCGGTTCGGGGCTTTCACCGCGCTGGACGGCGTCGACCTCCGCGTCGGGACCGGCGAGGTGCACGGGTTCCTGGGGCCGAACGGGGCCGGCAAGTCCACCGCGATCCGGGTCCTGCTCGGGCTGCTGCGGCCGGACGGCGGGCGCGCGGAGCTCCTCGGCGGCGACCCGTGGCGGGACGTCGTGGAGCTGCACCGGCGGCTGGCCTACGTGCCCGGGGACGTGGTGCTCTGGCCGGGCATGTCCGGCGGCCAGGCGATCGACCTGCTCGGCAACCTGCGCGGCGGCCTGGACCGGAGGCGCCGGTCGGAGCTGATCGAGCGCTTCGAGCTGGACCCGACCAAGCGGGGGCGTCAGTACTCCAAGGGCAACCGGCAGAAGGTCGCCATCGTCGCGGCCCTGGCCTGCGACGTCGAGCTGCTCATCCTCGACGAGCCGACCTCCGGGCTCGACCCGCTGATGGAGGCGGTCTTCCAGGACGAGATCGAGGCGGTCAAGGAGCAGGGCCGCACCGTCCTGCTCTCCAGCCACATCCTCTCCGAGGTCGAGGCCCTGGCCGACCGCGTCAGCCTGATCCGCGCCGGCCGGATCGTGCAGACCGGCACCCTGGAGGAGCTGCGCTCCCGCACCCACGTCTCGATCACCGCCACCCTGGCGCGCTCCCCGCACGCCGCGGCCCTGGCCACGCTGGAGGAGCACCACCTCGACGACCGCGGACGGCTCACGGCGACCGTCCGGCCGGACCGCGTCGAGGCCGCCATGGCCGCGCTGGCGCCGCTGGGACTGAGCCGGCTCACCGTCACGCCGGCCTCGTTGCAGGACCTCTTCCTGCGCGAGTACGGGCAGGAGGGCGCCGACGCCCGGGGCGGGCGGGCATGA
- a CDS encoding ABC transporter permease: MSAVTGTPVLARATLHQDGRNIAPWVLLISLLSASSVLIYRWIFTSEAERTALATSLGLNPALSLIFGPAGDLTSADGFNAWRAGMLGAFFAGLMTILIVARNGRAQEDSGQAELLASAVVGRQTRLFVAVLVASLAAAALGVVCFLLTWASGGGVLASATLAATFTASGLVFAGVAAVTNQLASDARAATATAIGTLGVLYALRGYLDSSAAAAWTGWLTPFGWFARADPGGSPTWWPLLVALGCAVLLTAVAFALQQRRDFGLGMVPQRPGPADGGRGASLPGLTLALHRGSLVGWALAFVGLGLLFGTLVTSVGDLVAQNPAMAAILAAGGVSTDDLSAAFVATVLQIIGIVAAVLGVQIIMRIHAEEVDHRVEPLLAAAVRRPAYLATNLALALVATAGAMLLSGLGLGYMAHRQDAAVSPTDVVSQALVTVVAVWVLVALATAAVGAVPSRRVVGWLGVLATFGLTLLGPTFRLPGWALSISPLRHVPVVSAADPAWSGLAWLTLPLALFLVVAFVGFRRRDIL; encoded by the coding sequence ATGAGCGCCGTCACCGGCACGCCGGTCCTGGCCCGGGCCACGCTGCACCAGGACGGGCGCAACATCGCTCCGTGGGTGCTGCTCATCTCGCTGCTGTCGGCCTCCTCGGTCCTCATCTACCGCTGGATCTTCACCAGCGAGGCCGAGCGCACCGCGCTGGCCACCAGCCTGGGCCTCAACCCCGCGCTCTCCCTGATCTTCGGCCCGGCCGGCGACCTGACCAGCGCGGACGGCTTCAACGCCTGGCGGGCCGGGATGCTCGGCGCGTTCTTCGCCGGGCTCATGACGATCCTGATCGTGGCCCGCAACGGCCGGGCCCAGGAGGACTCCGGCCAGGCCGAGCTGCTCGCCTCCGCCGTCGTCGGGCGCCAGACGCGGCTGTTCGTCGCCGTCCTCGTGGCCTCCCTGGCCGCGGCGGCCCTCGGCGTCGTCTGCTTCCTGCTCACCTGGGCCAGCGGCGGGGGCGTCCTGGCCAGCGCGACCCTCGCCGCGACGTTCACCGCCTCGGGGCTGGTCTTCGCGGGGGTGGCAGCCGTGACCAACCAGCTGGCCTCCGACGCGCGGGCGGCGACCGCGACGGCCATCGGCACCCTCGGGGTGCTCTACGCGCTGCGCGGCTACCTCGACTCCTCCGCGGCGGCGGCGTGGACCGGCTGGCTGACGCCGTTCGGCTGGTTCGCGCGGGCCGACCCGGGCGGGAGCCCCACGTGGTGGCCGCTCCTGGTGGCGCTGGGGTGCGCGGTGCTGCTCACGGCGGTGGCCTTCGCCCTGCAGCAGCGGCGCGACTTCGGGCTCGGGATGGTGCCGCAGCGGCCCGGCCCCGCCGACGGCGGCCGGGGAGCGAGCCTGCCCGGGCTCACCCTGGCGCTGCACCGGGGATCCCTGGTCGGGTGGGCGCTGGCGTTCGTCGGGCTGGGCCTGCTCTTCGGCACCCTGGTCACCTCGGTCGGCGACCTCGTGGCGCAGAACCCCGCCATGGCAGCGATCCTCGCCGCCGGCGGGGTCTCGACCGACGACCTCTCCGCCGCGTTCGTCGCGACCGTGCTGCAGATCATCGGCATCGTCGCGGCGGTCCTCGGCGTCCAGATCATCATGCGCATCCACGCCGAGGAGGTCGACCACCGCGTCGAGCCCCTCCTGGCCGCGGCCGTCCGGCGACCGGCCTACCTGGCCACCAACCTCGCGCTGGCGCTGGTCGCCACCGCGGGCGCGATGCTGCTCTCCGGGCTCGGCCTGGGGTACATGGCCCACCGCCAGGACGCCGCCGTGTCCCCCACCGACGTGGTGTCCCAGGCCCTCGTCACCGTGGTGGCCGTCTGGGTGCTCGTCGCGCTCGCCACCGCGGCCGTCGGCGCGGTGCCCTCCCGGCGGGTCGTGGGGTGGCTCGGCGTGCTGGCGACCTTCGGCCTCACCCTGCTCGGGCCGACCTTCCGGCTGCCCGGGTGGGCGCTGTCCATCAGTCCTCTGCGCCACGTCCCGGTCGTGTCCGCGGCCGACCCGGCGTGGTCCGGGCTGGCCTGGCTGACCCTGCCCCTCGCGCTCTTCCTGGTCGTCGCCTTCGTCGGCTTCCGCCGCCGCGACATCCTCTGA